In a genomic window of Deinococcus roseus:
- the trpB gene encoding tryptophan synthase subunit beta — translation MTEELNIPTFALPDARGRFDEFGGRYVPETLIPALDELNKAYQQAKEDPEFLKEFQYYLQEFVGRPSRLYFARNLTEHLGGAKIYFKREDLNHTGAHKINNTIGQALLAKRMGKKRIIAETGAGQHGVATATACALFGLECVVYMGAEDIRRQNLNVFRMKLLGAEVREVTSGTSTLKDATNEAIRDWVTNVRDSFYILGSVVGPHPYPMMVRDFQSIIGEETKKQLKELEGREVPDVVVACVGGGSNAIGLFASFAYLPENERPRIIGVEAAGEGVTTGRHAASVSGGKVGVLHGSKMYLLYDNDGQIIPAHSISAGLDYPGIGPEHSYYAKAGIAEYAPITDDEALEAFQKFTRLEGIIPALETSHAIAQVFKTAPTLSRDQIMVVSLSGRGDKDVTEVMRLMELQQKKVEVNA, via the coding sequence ATGACCGAAGAATTGAACATCCCGACCTTTGCTCTGCCTGACGCCAGAGGACGGTTTGACGAATTCGGCGGGCGTTACGTCCCCGAGACCCTGATCCCTGCGCTCGACGAGTTGAACAAAGCCTACCAGCAAGCCAAAGAGGACCCCGAGTTCCTCAAAGAATTCCAGTACTACCTGCAAGAATTTGTGGGTCGCCCCTCCCGCCTGTACTTCGCCCGCAACCTCACCGAGCACCTGGGCGGAGCCAAAATCTACTTCAAACGGGAAGACCTCAACCACACCGGGGCCCACAAAATCAACAACACCATCGGACAGGCGCTGCTTGCCAAACGCATGGGCAAAAAACGCATCATTGCAGAAACCGGAGCCGGACAGCACGGGGTGGCCACCGCCACCGCCTGCGCCCTGTTCGGACTGGAATGCGTGGTGTACATGGGGGCAGAAGACATCCGCCGCCAGAACCTCAATGTCTTCCGCATGAAACTGCTGGGGGCAGAGGTGCGCGAAGTCACCAGCGGAACCTCCACCCTCAAAGACGCCACCAACGAAGCCATCCGCGACTGGGTCACCAACGTGCGCGACAGCTTCTACATCCTGGGCTCTGTGGTGGGACCCCACCCTTACCCCATGATGGTGCGCGACTTCCAGAGCATCATCGGCGAAGAAACCAAGAAGCAACTGAAAGAACTCGAAGGCCGCGAAGTCCCCGATGTGGTCGTCGCCTGCGTGGGTGGCGGAAGCAACGCCATCGGACTGTTTGCCTCTTTTGCCTACCTTCCTGAGAACGAACGCCCCCGCATCATCGGGGTGGAAGCCGCAGGAGAAGGTGTCACCACAGGCCGCCATGCTGCCAGCGTTTCCGGCGGAAAAGTCGGGGTGCTGCACGGCTCCAAGATGTACCTGCTCTATGACAACGACGGCCAGATCATTCCTGCCCACTCCATCAGTGCAGGTCTGGATTACCCTGGCATCGGTCCAGAGCACTCTTATTACGCCAAAGCAGGCATTGCTGAATATGCCCCCATCACCGACGATGAAGCCCTGGAAGCCTTCCAGAAATTCACCCGTCTGGAAGGGATCATTCCTGCCCTGGAAACCAGCCACGCCATTGCACAGGTGTTCAAGACGGCTCCCACCCTCTCCAGAGACCAGATCATGGTGGTGTCCCTCTCTGGACGCGGCGACAAGGATGTCACCGAAGTGATGCGCCTGATGGAACTGCAGCAAAAAAAAGTTGAGGTGAATGCATGA
- the uvrC gene encoding excinuclease ABC subunit UvrC, whose protein sequence is MRLDDLPVLPLEPGVYIFRKGETIIYIGKAKVLRNRVTSHFKAGGKSGKITETATSLDFIVTRNEIEALVLEANLIKQHRPHYNVLLKDDKHYPFLKLTAEAYPMLLVTRRVVKDGGSYYGPYPDAGAVHRVKNLIDGMFALRKNSGFPMQKKTRPCLNYHMGRCLAPCVNRADPAEYQRIVEDVKALLEGKVTTVTASLKEQMKEAAKRQDFEMAGNLRDRIQAVEKLFGAEQHAMSMNLEDLDFLGFAVAGEYAMVQVFRMRTGRVIGRDKRFLSGAAESTPEEILTAFLQDYYTQATHVPPLILMPTELEDEKLWTDFLSNKVDRRVELRTPQRGDKTELVEMAQRNAQNSLESELLLLEKRGDHPGLEALKELLALPDRPWRIEGYDNSNLFGTHIVSGMVVFEGGRARKGQHRRFKVQGLDHPDDYTSMRQTVYRRFTGSLSDKLPLPDLMLIDGGRGQVNAALDALKDAGVKVPVVGLAKREERIILPSIYGAQWWLDSGSEVGKNRELLLSETHPALRTLIAVRDEVHNYAITYHRKLRGENMFKSVFDDLPGIGKKRQEALLEHFTSLSDLEAASLEEIARVPGVGMGAAKSIKGYLDGLNQNAES, encoded by the coding sequence GTGCGTCTTGACGACCTTCCCGTGTTGCCTCTAGAGCCCGGCGTGTACATCTTCCGCAAGGGCGAGACCATCATTTACATTGGCAAAGCCAAAGTCCTGAGAAACCGTGTCACCAGCCACTTCAAGGCAGGCGGCAAGAGCGGAAAAATCACCGAAACCGCAACCAGCCTGGATTTCATTGTCACCCGCAATGAAATCGAAGCCCTGGTGCTGGAAGCCAACCTGATCAAACAGCACCGCCCGCATTACAACGTGCTCCTGAAAGACGACAAGCACTATCCTTTCCTGAAACTGACTGCCGAGGCTTACCCCATGCTGCTGGTCACCCGGCGGGTGGTGAAAGATGGTGGCTCTTACTATGGTCCTTATCCAGATGCAGGGGCCGTGCACCGGGTCAAAAACCTGATCGATGGCATGTTCGCACTGCGCAAAAACAGTGGTTTTCCGATGCAGAAGAAAACCCGTCCCTGCCTGAATTACCACATGGGACGCTGCCTGGCCCCCTGTGTCAACCGGGCAGATCCCGCTGAGTACCAGCGCATTGTGGAGGATGTCAAAGCCTTGCTGGAAGGCAAGGTGACCACCGTGACGGCTTCCCTGAAAGAGCAGATGAAAGAGGCCGCCAAACGCCAGGATTTTGAGATGGCAGGAAACCTGCGGGATCGCATTCAGGCCGTTGAGAAACTGTTCGGGGCAGAGCAGCACGCCATGAGCATGAACCTGGAGGACCTGGACTTTCTGGGGTTTGCGGTGGCGGGTGAGTACGCCATGGTGCAGGTGTTCCGCATGCGGACAGGTCGGGTGATTGGTCGGGACAAGCGCTTTCTGTCCGGGGCTGCAGAATCCACCCCAGAAGAAATCCTCACGGCGTTCCTGCAGGATTACTACACCCAGGCCACCCACGTTCCTCCGCTGATCCTGATGCCCACCGAACTTGAAGACGAGAAACTGTGGACGGATTTCCTCAGCAACAAGGTGGACCGCAGGGTGGAACTGCGCACCCCCCAGCGCGGAGACAAAACCGAACTTGTGGAGATGGCCCAGCGCAACGCCCAGAACAGCCTGGAATCCGAGCTGTTGCTGCTGGAAAAACGCGGAGACCATCCGGGTCTGGAGGCCCTGAAGGAATTGCTGGCCTTGCCAGATCGCCCCTGGCGCATTGAGGGATACGACAACAGCAACCTGTTTGGAACCCACATTGTTTCTGGAATGGTGGTCTTTGAGGGAGGCCGGGCCAGAAAAGGCCAGCACCGCAGGTTCAAGGTGCAGGGTCTGGACCACCCTGACGATTACACCAGCATGCGCCAGACGGTGTACCGGCGCTTTACGGGCTCCCTGTCAGACAAACTGCCCCTGCCAGATTTGATGCTCATTGACGGTGGGCGTGGTCAGGTCAATGCGGCTCTGGATGCCCTCAAGGATGCAGGGGTGAAGGTGCCCGTGGTCGGTCTGGCCAAGCGAGAGGAGCGCATCATTCTGCCTTCCATTTATGGGGCGCAGTGGTGGCTGGACTCTGGCAGCGAAGTGGGCAAAAACCGCGAGTTGCTCCTCTCAGAAACCCACCCGGCCCTGCGCACACTGATTGCCGTGCGCGACGAGGTGCACAATTACGCCATCACCTACCACCGCAAACTCAGGGGCGAGAACATGTTCAAGAGTGTCTTCGATGACCTGCCTGGAATTGGCAAAAAGCGCCAGGAGGCCCTGCTGGAGCATTTCACCAGCCTGTCGGATCTGGAGGCGGCCTCTCTGGAGGAAATTGCCCGTGTGCCTGGCGTGGGAATGGGTGCAGCAAAATCCATCAAGGGGTATCTGGATGGTTTGAACCAGAACGCAGAGTCCTGA
- a CDS encoding EamA family transporter, with translation MTRTLTSKPLLPPVPAALTAMLSIQAGAAVAKGLFATIGALGTTSLRLALAALILGAIHQKALRSLDVQGWKAILPYGLVLGMMNLTFYQSVQHLPLGLAVTIEFIGPLGVAVFSSRKPMDYLWAVLAGLGILLISPWAPGSRVSLIGIFWAVLAGVFWGLYIVMGQRVLRQVSSRQAVAGGMLIACLLPLPLGLFTTGAKLFEPSILLFGLMVAVLSSALPYSLEMVALKALPARTFGILMSVEPAIAAVLGLLLLQEHLTPLQWVAVVCVIGASIGSTLGSRDTSHAEVLN, from the coding sequence ATGACCCGAACCCTCACCTCAAAACCTTTGCTTCCTCCTGTTCCTGCCGCCCTGACCGCCATGCTCTCCATTCAGGCTGGAGCGGCTGTGGCCAAGGGCCTGTTTGCCACCATTGGTGCACTGGGCACCACCAGCCTGAGGCTTGCCCTCGCTGCCCTGATTCTGGGGGCGATCCACCAGAAAGCCCTGCGTTCCCTGGATGTGCAGGGCTGGAAGGCCATTTTGCCTTATGGTCTGGTGCTGGGCATGATGAACCTGACGTTTTACCAGTCGGTGCAGCATTTGCCGCTGGGCCTTGCCGTCACCATCGAATTCATTGGGCCCCTGGGGGTGGCGGTCTTCAGTTCCCGCAAACCCATGGATTACCTGTGGGCGGTGCTGGCCGGGCTGGGCATCCTGCTGATTTCTCCCTGGGCTCCGGGCAGCCGGGTGAGCCTGATCGGCATTTTCTGGGCGGTGCTGGCCGGGGTGTTCTGGGGCCTCTACATCGTGATGGGCCAGCGGGTGTTGAGACAGGTGTCTTCCCGTCAGGCGGTGGCAGGTGGGATGCTGATTGCCTGCTTGCTCCCCCTGCCTCTGGGCCTTTTCACCACCGGAGCAAAGCTTTTTGAGCCTTCCATTCTGCTTTTTGGCTTGATGGTGGCGGTGCTGTCCAGCGCCCTGCCGTACTCGCTGGAAATGGTGGCCCTGAAAGCCCTGCCTGCCCGCACCTTCGGCATCCTGATGAGCGTGGAGCCTGCCATTGCTGCTGTGCTGGGTTTGCTGCTGTTGCAAGAACACCTGACCCCGTTGCAATGGGTGGCGGTGGTCTGTGTGATTGGAGCGTCCATCGGGTCCACCCTGGGCTCCCGCGACACCTCGCACGCAGAAGTGCTTAATTGA
- a CDS encoding CCA tRNA nucleotidyltransferase, producing the protein MDAVKTITQTIEQAGGRCYQVGGSLRDELLGLPSKDRDLLVTHLDHQDLKRLLPGKVGLVGASFEVFKVTLAGETVDVALPRNGLDLPDDLLHRDFTINALARGSNGELLDPTGGLQDLQNRILRMTSVAAFDQDPLRLLRALRFVAKLDFDIEPATLQAMTEQVKLLDGLAPERIQEEWLRLLACPNADAVLKALRLARDTGILARLFPELAPCIGFEQHNPHHQHTVDEHIFAAVHYAVQKKFSLRTRLALFLHDISKPACFTRGENGAGHFYDHEHVGAKVARDLLVRLKFSTAWTEEVRKLVRNHMRPPLHPSRKALRRFMNDLGDIWEDALNMREADLAAHLLPEGFDPQVWSAGIRQDALAMPQVATFDERQLALSGNTIMRAFQVQGQEVGRLKQLAVQAIIEGELENQSEAILDFLLRLTEE; encoded by the coding sequence ATGGATGCCGTCAAGACCATCACACAGACCATAGAACAGGCCGGAGGCAGGTGTTACCAGGTCGGAGGTTCCCTCAGGGATGAACTGCTGGGCCTTCCCAGCAAGGACCGGGATTTGCTGGTCACACATCTGGACCATCAGGACCTGAAACGCCTGCTGCCTGGCAAGGTGGGTCTGGTGGGTGCATCCTTCGAGGTCTTCAAAGTGACCCTGGCAGGGGAGACCGTGGATGTGGCCCTCCCCAGAAACGGCCTGGACCTGCCAGACGACCTGCTGCACCGGGATTTCACCATCAACGCCCTGGCCCGTGGCAGCAACGGCGAACTGCTGGACCCCACGGGAGGTTTGCAGGACCTGCAAAACCGCATTCTGCGCATGACTTCAGTTGCCGCCTTTGACCAGGATCCCCTGCGCCTTTTGCGGGCCCTGCGTTTTGTGGCCAAACTGGATTTTGACATCGAACCTGCCACCCTGCAAGCCATGACCGAACAGGTGAAGCTTCTTGATGGGCTGGCTCCAGAGCGCATTCAGGAAGAATGGCTGAGGCTGCTGGCCTGCCCCAATGCAGATGCGGTTCTGAAAGCCCTCAGGCTGGCCAGAGACACTGGCATTCTGGCCCGGCTCTTTCCAGAGCTTGCCCCTTGCATTGGCTTTGAGCAGCACAACCCTCACCATCAGCACACCGTGGACGAGCACATCTTTGCTGCCGTGCATTACGCCGTGCAGAAGAAGTTCAGCCTCAGAACCCGACTGGCGCTGTTTCTGCACGACATCTCCAAACCAGCCTGCTTTACCAGGGGTGAAAACGGAGCAGGTCACTTTTACGACCATGAGCATGTGGGTGCAAAAGTTGCCAGAGATTTGCTCGTCCGTCTGAAATTTTCCACGGCCTGGACAGAAGAGGTCCGAAAACTGGTGCGCAACCACATGCGCCCGCCGCTGCACCCCAGCCGCAAAGCCCTGCGCCGCTTCATGAACGACCTGGGAGACATCTGGGAAGACGCCCTGAACATGCGGGAAGCCGATCTGGCAGCCCACCTGCTCCCAGAAGGTTTTGATCCGCAAGTCTGGTCTGCTGGCATCCGTCAGGATGCGCTTGCCATGCCCCAGGTCGCCACTTTTGATGAACGGCAACTGGCCCTCTCCGGGAACACCATCATGCGGGCTTTTCAGGTGCAAGGGCAGGAGGTGGGCCGCCTGAAACAGCTGGCCGTGCAGGCCATCATTGAAGGGGAACTGGAAAACCAGTCTGAGGCCATTCTGGATTTCTTGCTGCGCCTGACAGAGGAATGA
- a CDS encoding dipeptidase, producing MLDWSVIFDAHLDLAYSAVQGRDLTRPLPQPLHDETAMVNFAALREAGVRACLGTLWAYPSSKDHPEGYTTAQEARKQALLQLEHYLRWQDQGHIRLLASGQELLEHWNNPQDAPLGVVLLMEGADPISGPEDLHFWHREGLRVVGLAWERTRYSGGTNAPGGLTAEGRELVHAIKELNLTLDASHLAEQAFWELVEIHQKVIASHSNAQALVPTDRQLSDAMLQKIGDLNGRIGLVLFNTFIKAGVKKGMPKNAVGFSDLLQHAQHMAGLIGWDKVGLGSDLDGGFGWERTPAELQRVADLHRFFELLPEQARAGVEHQNWLDWLVRNL from the coding sequence ATGTTAGATTGGAGCGTGATTTTCGATGCGCACCTCGATCTGGCTTACAGTGCCGTACAGGGCAGGGACCTGACCCGTCCCCTTCCTCAGCCTTTGCACGATGAAACGGCCATGGTGAATTTTGCAGCGCTCAGGGAGGCAGGGGTGCGGGCCTGCCTGGGGACCCTGTGGGCCTATCCCAGCAGCAAGGACCATCCTGAGGGGTACACCACTGCTCAGGAAGCCAGAAAACAGGCCCTGTTGCAACTGGAGCACTACCTGCGCTGGCAGGACCAGGGGCACATCCGCTTGCTGGCTTCCGGGCAGGAACTGCTGGAGCACTGGAACAACCCGCAGGATGCCCCTCTGGGCGTGGTGTTGCTGATGGAAGGGGCTGATCCCATTTCAGGACCTGAAGACCTGCACTTCTGGCACCGGGAGGGCCTGAGGGTGGTGGGTCTGGCCTGGGAACGCACCCGTTATTCTGGCGGCACCAATGCCCCCGGAGGACTGACCGCTGAAGGTCGGGAACTGGTTCACGCCATCAAGGAACTGAACCTGACCCTGGATGCTTCACATCTGGCAGAGCAGGCCTTCTGGGAGTTGGTGGAAATCCACCAGAAGGTGATTGCCTCCCACTCCAATGCCCAGGCCCTGGTGCCCACCGACCGTCAGCTCTCGGATGCCATGCTCCAGAAAATCGGCGATCTGAACGGCAGAATTGGGCTGGTGCTGTTCAACACTTTCATCAAGGCCGGGGTCAAGAAAGGCATGCCCAAAAATGCTGTGGGGTTCTCGGACCTGCTGCAACATGCCCAACACATGGCTGGCCTGATCGGCTGGGACAAAGTTGGCCTGGGCTCGGATCTGGATGGAGGGTTTGGATGGGAACGCACTCCCGCAGAATTGCAGCGCGTGGCAGATTTGCACAGGTTTTTTGAGCTGCTGCCAGAACAGGCCAGAGCAGGTGTGGAGCACCAGAACTGGCTGGACTGGCTGGTCAGGAACCTCTGA
- a CDS encoding HAD family hydrolase produces the protein MIQTVLFDRDETLGYSDHAVYQEAAQMVLQHHPELNTRQVLKAMQEQWAASDSAWPQLRTPADEEVFWQQYCQELASRMNVPLETSQKIHQHYPYWAFLRSYQDTEQVLKILKQNGYTTAVLSNTLPSMEPTLVALGIEDLIDQAFASCSLGVHKPELAVFTQVAELLGQTPEQILFVDDKLENVEAARQAGMAALWIDRANRDPQAIHDLHGVLDHLGLTIKD, from the coding sequence ATGATCCAGACTGTTCTCTTTGACCGCGACGAAACCCTGGGCTACTCCGATCACGCTGTGTATCAGGAGGCCGCCCAAATGGTTTTGCAACACCACCCTGAACTCAACACCCGGCAGGTCCTGAAAGCCATGCAGGAGCAGTGGGCTGCCAGTGACAGCGCCTGGCCCCAGTTGCGCACCCCTGCAGACGAGGAGGTCTTCTGGCAGCAGTACTGTCAGGAACTGGCTTCCCGCATGAATGTACCCCTGGAAACCTCCCAGAAAATCCACCAGCATTACCCTTACTGGGCGTTCCTGCGCTCTTACCAGGACACCGAGCAGGTGCTGAAAATCCTCAAGCAAAACGGCTACACCACTGCCGTGCTCTCCAACACCCTTCCCAGCATGGAACCCACCCTGGTGGCCCTGGGCATTGAGGACCTGATCGATCAGGCTTTTGCCAGTTGCTCGCTGGGGGTGCACAAACCTGAACTGGCCGTGTTCACCCAGGTGGCTGAGCTGCTGGGACAGACCCCGGAGCAGATCCTGTTTGTGGACGACAAACTGGAAAACGTGGAAGCTGCCCGACAGGCAGGCATGGCCGCCCTGTGGATTGACCGGGCCAACCGGGATCCACAGGCCATTCATGATCTGCATGGTGTGCTGGACCACCTCGGATTGACCATCAAGGACTAA
- a CDS encoding alpha-amylase family glycosyl hydrolase has protein sequence MKKWMILAALCAGFGSATSMQGEVVYQILVDRFADGDTSNNAAVNKDDLRAWHGGDLKGILQKIPYLKSLGVTTLWLTPIYTQQPINSFGTAGYHGYWPADFRNVDPHFGTLEDFQILVKTVHDNGMKIILDQVINHTGYEASLPKEKPEWFHGTGCESLGNPEVFCPLAGLPDLKQEKPEVKQFLLENDLFWQGLGVDGFRYDAIRHVPANFIQDLAAQDQKNNVFTLGEVFETVSVQKVASFQKLGLTSVFDFPLREAINQTVMKGAGFTQVRAILNQDKEYVNPAELAVFLDNHDVTRFASGNLFEAEGTRRTQYGIRALMTLRGIPVLYQGTEIAMRGGNDPDNRKDMRFEDQWTEAEKATYAVAQKAIAVRKSSEALSRGTLKLLEVPSAYGEELLLFIRDSGTEKVLVVWHNGKERRTFSLKMNVQSPLTQDMFGQDAKLSGSGGYLHLSLPPRSAAAFPFSE, from the coding sequence ATGAAAAAATGGATGATTCTGGCGGCGCTCTGCGCCGGGTTTGGAAGCGCTACCAGCATGCAAGGGGAAGTGGTGTACCAGATTCTGGTGGACCGTTTTGCCGATGGAGACACCAGCAACAACGCAGCGGTCAACAAGGATGACCTGCGTGCATGGCATGGTGGCGACCTCAAAGGCATTCTGCAAAAAATCCCCTACCTGAAAAGCCTGGGGGTGACCACCCTCTGGCTCACCCCCATCTACACCCAGCAACCCATCAACTCTTTCGGAACGGCAGGCTACCACGGGTACTGGCCTGCAGACTTCCGCAATGTGGATCCGCACTTCGGCACCCTGGAAGACTTCCAGATTCTGGTGAAAACCGTGCACGACAACGGCATGAAAATCATCCTGGATCAGGTGATCAACCACACCGGTTATGAGGCCAGCCTGCCAAAAGAGAAACCCGAATGGTTCCACGGAACGGGCTGTGAAAGCCTGGGCAACCCCGAAGTGTTCTGTCCTCTTGCTGGCCTCCCGGACCTGAAGCAGGAAAAACCTGAAGTGAAACAGTTCTTGCTTGAGAACGACCTGTTCTGGCAAGGGCTGGGCGTGGATGGTTTCCGCTATGACGCCATCCGGCATGTGCCCGCCAATTTCATTCAGGACCTTGCTGCCCAGGACCAGAAGAACAATGTGTTCACCCTCGGAGAGGTGTTCGAGACGGTCAGCGTGCAGAAAGTGGCTTCCTTCCAGAAACTGGGCCTGACCAGCGTGTTTGATTTTCCCCTCCGGGAAGCCATCAACCAGACCGTGATGAAAGGGGCAGGATTCACCCAGGTGCGGGCCATCCTGAACCAGGACAAAGAGTACGTCAATCCTGCAGAACTTGCAGTGTTTCTGGACAACCACGATGTGACCCGTTTTGCCTCGGGCAACCTGTTTGAAGCGGAAGGAACCAGGCGCACCCAGTACGGCATCCGTGCCCTGATGACTTTGCGGGGCATTCCCGTGCTGTACCAGGGCACCGAAATTGCCATGCGGGGAGGCAACGACCCAGACAACCGCAAGGACATGCGTTTTGAAGACCAGTGGACCGAAGCTGAAAAAGCCACCTACGCGGTGGCCCAGAAGGCCATTGCGGTGCGCAAATCCAGCGAAGCCCTGTCCAGAGGTACATTAAAACTGCTGGAGGTGCCTTCTGCCTATGGGGAAGAACTCTTGCTGTTCATTCGTGACAGTGGTACAGAAAAAGTGCTGGTGGTCTGGCACAATGGGAAGGAACGGCGCACCTTCAGCCTGAAGATGAATGTGCAATCCCCCTTAACCCAGGACATGTTCGGTCAGGACGCCAAACTCAGCGGCTCTGGTGGTTACCTGCACCTGTCCCTTCCTCCCCGCTCGGCCGCAGCTTTCCCTTTCTCTGAATGA
- a CDS encoding methyltransferase domain-containing protein gives MTWNPDQYLKFQQEREAPFLDLVSHLKPLQAPSIIDLGCGPGNLTVKLLEAYPDAQVLGIDSSPEMLVRAAALSSEQVQFAMQDLREISGSYDIVFSHAVLQWVPDHPAVLRHLWNLLKPGGQVAVQLPSNFDHPTHTIARGLIAKEPYREHVQAEGAHRNVLPIEQYAEILYDLGGQDIQCYQKVYPHVVAGAEGLLEWVKGTLLVPILGSLPDALKTAFLQDMLAELKKLYPTETAFYGFKRTLFCAQKPAAEI, from the coding sequence ATGACCTGGAATCCTGACCAGTACCTGAAATTTCAGCAGGAACGCGAAGCACCGTTTCTCGATCTGGTTTCCCACCTGAAACCCTTGCAGGCCCCCAGCATCATTGATCTGGGATGTGGTCCGGGGAACCTGACCGTCAAACTGCTGGAGGCTTATCCAGACGCCCAGGTGCTGGGCATTGATTCCAGTCCTGAAATGCTGGTCAGGGCCGCCGCACTCAGCTCAGAGCAGGTGCAATTTGCCATGCAGGATTTGCGCGAAATCTCAGGGAGCTACGACATCGTGTTTTCCCATGCGGTTTTGCAATGGGTGCCAGACCATCCTGCTGTGCTGCGTCACCTGTGGAACCTGCTGAAACCTGGTGGGCAAGTGGCCGTGCAACTTCCCAGCAACTTTGACCATCCCACCCACACCATTGCCCGAGGGTTGATCGCCAAAGAGCCGTACCGGGAACATGTACAGGCCGAAGGAGCACACCGCAATGTGCTTCCGATCGAACAATATGCAGAAATCCTGTACGACCTGGGAGGTCAGGACATCCAGTGTTACCAGAAGGTCTACCCCCATGTGGTTGCGGGTGCAGAAGGCCTGCTGGAATGGGTGAAAGGGACCCTGCTGGTGCCCATCCTGGGCAGCCTGCCGGATGCTCTGAAGACCGCGTTTCTGCAAGACATGCTGGCTGAATTGAAGAAACTGTATCCCACAGAAACAGCTTTTTATGGTTTCAAAAGAACCCTGTTCTGCGCCCAGAAACCTGCTGCTGAAATTTAA
- the gluQRS gene encoding tRNA glutamyl-Q(34) synthetase GluQRS: MAESVETHSRTNNPVVGRYAPSPTGHMHLGNARTALLAWLHARSQNGRFILRFEDLDHTRVRPYAYDSIRSDLEWLGLDWDEEFIQSERIELYDQAFKKLDTYPCSCSRKDILESASAPHGAELVYPSTCLKGGFRSDRPFSWRWKVPDVTVTLQDHLAGTLTQHLPSEVGDFVLRRNDGVYAYHLAVVVDDARMGVTEVVRGFDLFAATPRQVALQQTLGYSVPEYWHVPLMKDFQGVRLAKRNGAPSLHDLRNNNINPSAIVAELTKSLGYDAPGPISPMDLVSSPLAKLDNWYKKSVDNWL; encoded by the coding sequence ATGGCTGAATCTGTAGAAACACACTCCAGAACAAACAATCCTGTGGTGGGCCGCTATGCCCCCAGTCCCACCGGTCACATGCATCTGGGGAATGCCCGAACGGCACTGCTGGCCTGGCTGCATGCCCGCTCGCAAAATGGGCGTTTCATTCTGCGTTTTGAGGATCTGGACCACACCCGCGTGCGTCCCTACGCTTATGATTCCATTCGCTCTGATCTGGAGTGGCTGGGTCTGGACTGGGATGAGGAATTCATCCAGAGCGAGCGCATCGAACTCTATGATCAAGCCTTCAAGAAGCTGGACACCTATCCCTGCAGTTGTTCCAGAAAAGACATTCTGGAATCCGCATCAGCTCCACATGGGGCTGAACTGGTGTACCCCAGCACTTGCCTGAAAGGCGGCTTCAGGTCAGACCGTCCCTTTTCCTGGCGCTGGAAAGTGCCCGATGTGACCGTGACCCTCCAGGACCATCTGGCCGGAACCCTGACCCAGCATTTGCCCTCAGAGGTCGGAGATTTTGTCCTCAGGCGCAACGATGGGGTTTACGCCTACCATCTGGCGGTGGTGGTGGATGATGCCCGGATGGGAGTGACAGAGGTGGTGCGGGGTTTTGACCTTTTTGCAGCCACACCCAGACAGGTCGCATTGCAGCAAACCCTGGGGTATTCCGTACCGGAGTACTGGCATGTTCCCCTGATGAAAGACTTTCAAGGTGTAAGGTTGGCCAAAAGAAATGGCGCGCCCTCCCTGCATGATTTGCGTAACAATAACATTAACCCGAGTGCGATTGTGGCGGAGTTGACAAAGAGTTTAGGGTACGATGCACCCGGTCCAATTTCACCAATGGACCTTGTTTCAAGTCCTCTAGCAAAGTTAGACAATTGGTATAAGAAATCGGTTGACAACTGGCTATAG